A genome region from Conger conger chromosome 16, fConCon1.1, whole genome shotgun sequence includes the following:
- the LOC133114975 gene encoding apolipoprotein L4-like: protein MPCREELDQLAAGYISDTMGCIHTVQEFCDRHSEWLQRRKSELKRMRDVTKGTAESRAQELEEELECLLQDTLKGLEKLTPFLQAVEMLAVTSLSVFEEENPVCQLPEGVSADAVRSVITAARGACPLLLHFKRDDGKLFRPSLVNVDLLAFQLDKYLRVSQELCEKLQKRSDRHFRMTYLFRGSAQRFIGLFSQRRSRMQQFLVALEEEAVKLDRMKMGASISSVAGSSVSLVGGIASIAGLALAPFTAGASLTLMMVGVGLGVTSGLSSLATGITELSVNTHHRKKINEIFQRFSEDVKTMQKCLEQVARCIIPNTVPDGLDVATRVVTLAKTTHSVSKGIDGLVDCASAKKVLRAKELASKSNAARKIPNMADDLGQLAKGTPLTLSKSARAGFIALNAFFIGVDIFFIYKDSISLANGDKSDVSKVIRRRASLWKTELDAWEKIYHSLCIGRLSFERSEEVLRMPFYQPQKRMSATA from the exons ATGCCTTGCAGGGAGGAACTGGATCAGCTGGCTGCTGGCTACATTTCAGACACCATGGGCTGTATTCACACGGTGCAGGAGTTCTGTGACAGACACTCAGAATGGCTCCAACGGAGAAAGTCTGAGCTGAAGAGGATGCGAGACGTCACAAAGGGGACTGCGGAGAGCAGGgcccaggagctggaggaggagctggaatgcctGCTCCAAGACACCCTGAAGGGGCTTGAGAAGCTCACCCCGTTCCTgcaggctgtggagatgctggcgGTCACGTCGCTCTCCGTCTTCGAGGAGGAGAATCCGGTGTGCCAGCTCCCTGAGGGGGTGAGCGCTGATGCCGTTCGTTCAGTCATCACCGCCGCCAGGGGAGCCTGTCCGCTTTTGCTCCATTTCAAGAGAGACGACGGCAAATTATTTCGGCCCAGCCTGGTGAACGTGGACCTGCTGGCTTTCCAGCTGGACAAATACTTGAGGGTTTCCCAGGAGCTGTGTGAGAAGCTCcagaaaag ATCAGACCGGCACTTCAGGATGACCTACCTGTTCAGGGGATCAGCCCAGCGGTTCATCGGCCTGTTCAGCCAGCGCCGCTCCAGGATGCAGCAGTTCCTGGTGGCTCTGGAGGAAGAAGCTGTGAAGCTGGACAGGATGAAGATGGGGGCCAGCATCTCCAGTGTGGCGGGCAGCAGTGTGAGCCTCGTGGGAGGCATTGCATCCATCGCGGGCCTGGCTCTGGCCCCTTTCACGGCGGGGGCATCGCTGACCCTCATGATGGTCGGCGTTGGGCTGGGGGTCACCAGTGGCTTGAGCAGCTTAGCTACAGGTATCACCGAATTATCGGTCAACACTCACCACAGGAAGAAGATCAATGAAATCTTCCAGAGATTCTCTGAAGATGTGAAGACTATGCAGAAGTGTTTGGAGCAAGTGGCCAGGTGCATTATACCCAACacggtgccagatgggctggatGTTGCGACACGTGTTGTGACTTTAGCCAAAACCACACATTCCGTGTCTAAAGGGATAGATGGCTTAGTGGATTGTGCTTCCGCCAAAAAGGTGCTCAGAGCCAAAGAGTTGGCCTCAAAGTCAAATGCTGCCCGAAAGATTCCCAACATGGCGGACGATCTCGGGCAGTTGGCTAAGGGCACTCCCCTCACCCTAAGCAAGTCTGCCAGGGCGGGGTTCATTGCCCTCAACGCCTTCTTCATTGGCGTGGACATCTTCTTCATCTACAAAGACAGCATCAGCCTGGCCAATGGGGACAAGAGCGATGTGTCAAAGGTCATCCGCAGGAGGGCCAGTCTGTGGAAGACCGAGCTGGATGCATGGGAGAAGATCTATCACTCTCTGTGCATCGGGAGATTGAGCTTCGAAAGGAGTGAGGAGGTCCTACGGATGCCATTTTACCAGCCACAAAAAAG GATGTCGGCTACTGCATGA